The genomic DNA GAGTTCCTGCCCCAAAAGCTAAATGTGGATTCGGACTCCGTGTAATATCAAACTGATTCGGCTCGGAAAACTTTTTAGGATCTCGATTTGCTGCACCTAGGACGATATATATTTGCTCCCCTCTTTTGAACAAAGCATTTCCAACCATAATATTTTCAGCTGCATATCTTGCTGTTATTTGTGTTGGACTTTCAAATCGTAAACACTCTTCAATCGCTGAATGAATAAAGGAAGGGTTTTGTTTAAGCAAATGCATCTGCTCTTGGTGTGTTAACAATGTAAGGATTGAATTAGCAATTAGGTTAACAGTCGTTTCGTGTCCTGCAATCAATAGTAAAATCAAAGAGGACATGATTTCATCTTCAGTTAACGATGTATTTTGGGCTAATTGACTGATTACGTCTTCCTTTGGCATTTGTTTGCGTTTTAATAATAAATCACGAAAATACTCCTTAACTTGTTGGGCAATTTCATTCCCTTTATACAATGTGTGATTCGTCCGAGTTAAATCAATAACCCCTAGTAATTGATTCGTCCAGCTGCGAACTTTGTGGCGATCTTCCTTTGGAATCCCAAGGATTTCAGCAATGATCATACTCGGCAATGGAAAAGCAAAATCTTGTATGACATCCATTGTTCCAATTGACTTAACAGAATTTAATAAATCGTCAACCGTTTTTTCAATGAGCGGTTTCAATTGTAAGATTGCTTGCTGGGCAAAAGTCTCTTGAAACATCGAGCGCAATCTTGTATGGTCAGGTGGATTTTTATAAAGCATCATTTCATTTTGAATATATTTTAAATCTTTGAATTTATGCGTATTTCTTGGTAGAGGTTTACGTACTCGGAAGCGTTGATCCTTTAATATGTTAATTGCTTCTTCATATCCAGTTATAAACCAACCTTTATGAGTAATAGAAGAAAGCCAATATATAGGTTGTTGCTCCCGCAATTGATCATAAAATGGATAGGGATTTTGGATCCATTCTTTTGACAAAATCGAAAAATCATTTTGGTTGCGTAACGTATTATGTGTCATAAGCACTCTCCTCTATAAGTTAACTAAAACGTTTGTTAAGTTAACTTATATTTTAACATATTTTAGATATTATTCAGCTTTTTTTCTCATTTAGTTAGGCTCTTTTCTGAAAGTTTGTTGCTTTACCATAGCTTTTCGACTGTCCAGGCGAGCCTTTCATTTCGTCCATAGCGAATACTATGTAATCCAATTAACGAGGAAGTTCATTTAGTATATAGCAGAAAAATACATGAATTGCTCACTTTTTAATTACGTGCTAAACTTTGAAAAGTATTGATGTATATTTTCATATGTTAGAGGTGAGGATATGGGAAAGGATTTAGAAAAAGCGACATTTGCTGGCGGCTGCTTTTGGTGTATGGTGAAACCATTCGACCAATGGGATGGTATACATAAAGTTGTTTCCGGATATTCGGGAGGAGATATTGAAAATCCAACCTATAAAGATGTGAAATCAGGAAAATCCGGACATTATGAAGTTGTCCAAATTACGTTTGATCCAGAGGTATTTCCTTATGAGAAGCTATTAGAAATTTATTGGCAGCAAATTGATCCAACCGATGACGGCGGTCAATTCCATGACCGTGGAGATCAGTATCGGACTGCGATTTTTTATCATAATAAAGAGCAAAAGGAAAAAGCAGAAAAATCAAAGCAGCAGCTTGAAAAAAGCGGTAAGTTTAACAAGCCAATTGTGACGAAAATATTGCCTGCCGCTCCGTTTTATCCTGCTGAAGAATATCATCAAGATTATTATAAAAAGAATCCAGCAGCTTATCAGAAAGAAAGAGCAGAATCAGGTCGTGATGACTTTATTCAAAAGCATTGGAAAGAATGAAAAGCCGATTTCTAGATGAATCGGCTCCTTCAGAAAGATTCTTCTTTTTCTTATCTATGTTGTGACACGTTTGTTTACAAGGAAATTATCTTGTATAAGCAGCCAATTTTGCGGAAATTCTCCCCCTAATACCCAGTAGAAAAATCCTCTTATCCCTAACTCCTTAACTAGATCGAATTTAGCTTGAATACTTCTGGCATCCTCAAACCATACAACATGTCTAGCTCCATTTTCATCAGTATAATAAAAATATGGAGCTTGTGATACAGGGTCATATTGAATGCTTTGATTATAACGAAGAGCTAACTTAATGGCTTCTTGAGGACTAATCGATTTCGCCCATTGCCCACCTGGTACATAAGGAAGTGTCCAATCATATCCGTAAAGCGGAATCCCCATCATGATTTTATTTTTCGGAACTCTTGAAATGGCATATTCCATCACCTTTCGAACCTCATTTATTGGTGAAACAGCCATTGGCGGCCCACCAGACCAACCCCATTCATAGGTCATAAAGAAAATAAAGTCAACAATCTCACCTTGGGCTCTGTAGTCATGCCCTTCATATAAAATACCTTTTTGATCATCTCTAATTTTTGGCGCTAAGGCAGATGTAAGTAAATATCCTTTTTCTTTTAATCTTGCTCGTGCTTTTCTCAAAAATGAATGATACCTTTCCCTATTTTCTCTTCCTAAATATTCAAAATCAAAATCTAGACCAAGATACCCTTTTTCCTCCATAATGCGAATAGCTTCATCAAGAATTTTGTCTTGTAAACTAGGGTTTGTTAGTACGCTAGTGGCTAATTCACGGCTAAAAGTTCCTTCTTCAAAATTCGTTAAAACCATTAAGGGTGTCACGCGGTCTCGGTAGGCAGCATTAATTGTTGACTGATCGTCAACAGGAGTCAATGTTCCATTTCGGTTTACCGCATAACTAAAAATAGCTAAATACGTTAAATGCTCCCCGACATCATCAACAATTTGGGGTGATTGAGCACCAGACATGCGAATGTCAATATAAGCATTTACATCTACACTTGGACGAGCCTGTTGTGGAATATATAATCGAAAACCAACTGGAATCATTTGCGGATCAGATATTCTGTTTATTCTAATTAATTCATTTGAGGGTACATTGTATCGACGGCTAATCGTGTATATCGTTTCCCCTGGTGCAACCCAATGGTATCGACCCAATATAGGAATAACAATCGTTTGACCAACTACTAATTGACTTGGATTTTGAATTTTATTTGTTTGGATTAGTTGATCCGTTGACACATTGTAAAGCTGTGAAATTCGCCAAAGTGTATCCCCCGGTTTGACGACATGTATTTGCAAAGTATCTCTCCCCTTTTTGTGAAGCAAATCACTATCATTATTGTATTCACCAAGGTCTTCCGCTATGAAAATAAATTTCAGCCATCTAAGCAATTATTATTTATTTTTGGATCTTTCGTAAAAGATTGTTGCTTTACTATAGTTTTCCGACGGTCAAAAGCAAGCGATACGCTTGCAATGGCACTTACAAGTGTGACGTGAACCGAGCAAAAATCGATGGTCGAACAACTGTGATTTGTCCAACCATGTGCTGCTTTTTTCGGTTCATGGACAGTCGGAAAGCAACAAAATTTACGAAAACAGCATTATTTATAAAAAAACCGCCCATTTGGACGGTCAAATTGTTGGATATGATGTCGTTATTATTTTTTTCATACTTATGGAAGAAATAACAAAAAGATCTCGTCGATATTCCCGGTCTGCAAATATCACATTGTAGCTCTTTGCTTCTGATAGGGGTAAAAAAATTACCCTTCTGGTGTAAACTTCCGGTTAGCCAATTCACGATCGAGCAAAAACATACCGTTTGTATCGTTATTGATTCGTTTTAACTGAACGATGATATTATCAAACATGGCTTCTTCCTCGATTTGTTCATCTATATACCATTTTAAGAAATGAATCGTTCCGTGATCTCGTTCATCAAGGGCTAAGTCAGATAAAGCATAAATACGTTTTGTCACTTCTTTTTCATGAAGATAAGCTGACTCAAAGCAGTCTGTAATCGATTGAAATTCATTGTTTGGAGATTTGCATCCTGTAATGAAAGCTCTTTCGCCAATATTGTTTAAGTAATGGAATATTTTCATAGCATGAAAACGTTCTTCTTCTGCTTGTACTAAAAAGAAATTAGCAAATCCATCCCAGTTTTCTGCTTGGCAATAGGCAGCCATCGCTAAATAAATATTGGCTGATTCAAATTCAAAGTTCATTTGTTCGACTAGTCCTTCAACAAGTTTTTTACTAGGCATGTTGTAATCCCCTCTCTATTTCGGATGTCGTCAATGATTTTTTTCCTTATAAGCGTAACATATATTATTCAACACATTTCGAGTGAATTTGTCAAAAATTTGATACAATTATATCATAAGGCACAACTGTTGATTATCTATTATTTTACTTAAACATACAGAATCGTATGGCAGAAAAGCTAGAAATAGAGCCATCTCAACTGGTTATTATTGGTTAATCAACACTCCTGATTATAAGGTTCTATTTGTGGCAAAGAACATAGTCCATGTTCAAAACTGTCTTGCCCGTTAATTACCGAGTATGAGGGGATGACTATCCCCCGATCTCTAACACCACCGTACGTACGATGCCTTTAAGGAGGTTCAATCAAATAAATGACGATTTCTTACATATTATGGATTATTTTTTCATTTATTTAGTGAAAAAGTTTATTACTCTAGGCTTGATATCCGCTAATTAAGCTACTTTTAATTAAGGGCCGTGAATAATGTAGTATTATAATATATTGATAGGTTCCTGCACACCTACTGTACAGGAACCTGCTTTTAATTTTATTTTACTAATTGTTCTTTTAAAGCTCTCCGTAAAATTTTCCCTGTTGTATTTTTTGGAAGTTCATCTAAAAATTCAATCAAGCTAGGTATTTTGTATTTAGCCAATTTTTCTTTACAGTAGTCTACTAATTGTCCCTCAGTTAAATCCGGATTTTTCTTCACGACAAAAGCTTTGACGGCCTCTCCAAATTCAGGATCTGGAACACCAACAACTGCTGCTTCCACGACATCTGGATGATTATATAATACTTCTTCAACTTCTCTAGGATATACGTTATAGCCTCCGACGATAATTAAATCCTTTTTTCGATCAACGATATAAAAATATCCTTCTTCATCCATTTTGGCTAAATCTCCTGTATAAAGCCAACCATTTCGTAAAGTATGAGACGTTTCTTCCGGCATTTTATAATATCCTTTCATCACATTAGGACCACGTACGATCAATTCTCCTACTTCACCTGGTGGTAGCTCCTCCCCAAGTTCATTGACGACTTTGTTTACAACATTGGTTATGTTTGTACCAATAGAACCTGGTTTGCGTGGGCGATCTAGTGGATTAAAACAGGTTACGGGTGAAGCTTCTGATAGACCATAACCTTCTGAAATAATGACATTAAACTTTTTCTCAAAATCTTGTAACAGGGCAACAGGCATTGAAGCACCGCCAGAAATACATAGTCTAAGCGATTGTAAATCACCTGCTTTTCCAACTTCATATTGAAGCAGGAAGCTATACATCGTCGGAACACCAGCAAAAACAGTTGCTTTATAATTGCGTACAACTTGGAATATTTCAGATGGACTAAATTTTGGAACAATAATGACGGTAGCACCTGTCATGAGTGGAGCATTTAGCGCTACAGTTAGACAAAAGACGTGGAACATTGGAAGCGTTGCAATTACCTTGTCTTGATGGTTCATTTGTAAATATAAGCCTGTATCCATTGCATTGCTGTATATATTTCGATGAGTAAGCATGGCTCCCTTTGGTTTACCTGTTGTACCAGAGGTGTATAAAATGACCGCAACATCATCATCAGAAAGTGTGGGACCTTCAAATTTTGAATTTCCCTCATTAATCATATTTGTAAACGTTTGCGTTTTTTCTTTTAAAAATGGAAATTGTCCAATGTCTAATTCTCGTTCGGGTGTTGGGCAAGCAATGATCTGAGTGAATTCCGGAAGGCGTTCATTTAATTTTTCTAATAATGGAAGAAGTTTATCTAAAGCAATAACTAATTTTACATCTCCATTATTTAAAATGTATTCAATCTCATTTTGTGTGTACATTGGATTGATCGGAATTACGGTGGCACCAGCTTTTAACGAGCCATAAAGAGAAATGACAAACTGAGGTGAGTTTCCTAGAAGAAGTGCAACATGGTCCCCTTTTTTGATTCCTAACTGATTTAAACGTTCGGCAAATCGATTAATATAAATCCCTAATTCCCCATAGGTAGTTGGTTGATTTTGAAATATGTAAGCATTTTTCTCTGGGTGCATTCTTGTAATCTCATTTAATCTTTTTACTAGATTCAAATTATCTCACCCCTTAAATGAATGAATAATCATTCATATTATTTGAATTTTCTAAAATTATTATATTATATGAAAATAAATGATGCAATCATTATATTGGCTTCGATTGAGTCAAGATAGCTCACTCCCCTTTTTGTAAATCGTCTATTGTTTTATTAGGAATTTCCAATTTTCCTTTTAGTAAATGGGTTGCGATTTTGAAAAAGAAGGAAGTTTTACATCTTCTCTCCAAATAGGTTCATGTTCTTTCGGCACTTTAAATTCTGGCATGAACATTCCTCCTCTTTACTCTACATTCCATTATTTGCATATCTTAAAGAGTATATATGTATCGAAAAGGAAAAAACTTCAACTCGTGATGAGTTGAAGTTTTTGTGGGAAAGAATGAATCAATATGAATGCATTATTTGGAGAAGAATCCTCTAAAGGCGAAGGCGACGTTCTGAGGTCTTTCCGCTAAGCGACGCATGAAATAACCGAACCAATCATTCCCGAATGGAATGTAAATTCGCACTTTGTATCCTTCTTTGACAAGGCTAAGCTGCAATTCTGTTCTGAAGCCATATAGCATTTGAAACTCAAATTGAGAATTTGGAATGTTATGCTCTTTTACAAACTCTTTTACTTTCGCAATAATGTTATGATCGTGTGTCGCAATGGCTGTGTAGCTGCCACTAAATAAATGTTCTTTTATAATTTTCAAGTAGTTTTCATCAACATCTTTTTTATCTTGATAGGCAACCTCAGGTGATTCTTTATAAGCGCCTTTTACGAGTCGTAATGGAACCCCTTTTAAATCCTTCACATCTTGATATGCTCTAAATAAATAAGCTTGTATAACGGTACCAACATTGTTATATGTTTCACGTAGCTCACGTAAAATATCAAGAGTCACTTGACAATGGGAGTAATCCTCCATATCAATACGAACAAAAATATTATATTTCTTTGCTGTTTCTAAAATCTTTTTCATATTGTCTACACAAAATTGTTTATCAATATCTAACCCAAGCTGTGTTAGTTTAACAGATAATCCGCTTTTAACACCAGATATTGAAATCGCTTCCAATGTTTTAATACAATAATCAGTCGCTTCCATCGCTTCTTCACGACTTGTCACAAATTCTCCTAAATGGTCTAATGTAGCAACAAGACCTTTTTCATTTAATTTTTTTACAGCTTCAATAGCTGATTCAATCGTCTCACCAGCAACTACTTGGGAAGCTCCAAACTTTAGCCCCCACTTTCGAGCAGCTTTATTTAAAGTTTTACTTTGAGATAAGGCCATAAAAAAGTTTTTGGAAATCGTTTCGAACATGTAAAACCCTCCGATGACATTTTTAGAAAATGAGGCAACAGATTGTTGCCCCGTCCCGCATATTGATTAAAGCATTTCCGATGTTGTTTTCGCCTGCATGTGAAGAAGTAAGTAGTCAGGGCCACCTGCTTTAGAGTCTGTACCAGACATGTTAAATCCACCAAATGGTTGGTATCCTACAATCGCTCCTGTACAACCGCGGTTAAAGTATAAGTTACCAACATGGAAGTCTTCACGCGCTTTTTCAATGTGTGAACGGTTGTTGGAAATAACCGCACCTGTTAAGCCGTATTCTGTGTTGTTGGCAATTTCAATTGCTTCATCAAAGTCTTTTGCTTTAGTGAACGCGACAACTGGTCCGAAAATTTCTTCTTGCATTATGCGGGCGTTCGGATCGACATCAGCAAATACAGTCGGTTCAATAAAGAACCCTTTGGAATTGTCTCCTTTTCCGCCAACTATTAGTCTCCCTTCTTCTTTTCCAATTTCAATATAATCAAGAATTTTGTTGAAGGCAGATTGATCGATCACCGGTCCCATATAAGTTGATGGATTAGCTGGGTCACCAACTGAAAGCCCTTTCGTTAATTCAACGACACGGTTTAACACTTGATCATACACTTCTTCGAGTACGACTGCACGAGAGCATGCGGAACATTTTTGACCAGAGAATCCGAAAGCAGAAGCAACGATGGATTGAGCTGCTAGTTCAAGGTCTGCTTCTTTATCGACAACGATGGTGTCTTTTCCACCCATTTCGGCAATGACACGCTTTAACCATTTTTGGCCTGGGTTTACTTTTGCTGCACGCTCGTAAATACGAACCCCTACTTCACGTGAACCTGTGAAGGAAATAAAGCGTGTACGAGGGTGATCGACTAAGTAGTCGCCAACTTCAGCACCGCTACCTGGAATATAGTTCACAACCCCTTTTGGAAGCCCTGCTTCTTCTAATACTTCCACAAACTTTGCTGCCACAACTGGTGTTAAAGAAGCTGGCTTTAATAAAACGGTATTTCCTGTAACTAATGCTGCAACCGTTGTACCTGCCATAATCGCAAAGGCGAAGTTCCATGGTGGAATTACAACGCCAACACCAAGTGGAATATAGTGATAGCGGTTAAATTCTCCTGGACGACTATTTACGTTTACACCGTCTTTGATTTCTAACATTTGACGTCCATAATACTCCATAAAGTCGATCGCTTCAGCTGTATCGGCATCTGCTTCTTTCCATGGCTTACCTGCTTCTTTCACAAGTAAAGCAGAAAACTCATGCTTGCGACGACGAACGATCGCAGCAGCGCGGAATAATATATCAGCCCGGACTTCTGGTTTCACCTTACTCCATGTTTTAAACGTGTCATCTGCCACTCGCATGGCTTTTTCAGCTAATTCTTTATTTGCTTTCGAAACGCGTCCGACAACCTCCTCTTTATTCGCTGGGTTTACGGATACGATTTTTTCTTCTGTCGTAATACGATCGCCACCAATAATAAGTGGATACTCTTGTCCTAAATACGTTTCAACTTTCTTTAGCCCTTCTTCAAACGCCTTCTTGTTTTGTTCAACCGTAAAATCAGTAAAAGGTTCATGTTTGTAAGGAATCATATTTCTCCCTCCTATTTTTTCTCTCACTTCTTAATATGCAATATTTGTGCCAAAAATAAATATTAAAAAAATGGTGAGTTTTTTGTTAAAAGTGTATAATAGACGTGTACAAAATTGTAAATATACTTTTACATATTTACAATTTTGTAAATATATTTGTAAAGGTGATGAATATGATGCATCTTAACCTTTCTTTGAAAGCGCTATCTTTACCTTTAGATAACACTCATAAAGTTAAACATATGAAATTCGTTCCTAAAAATGATCATTTATCAGATTTAGAACACTTATTAGATGGACAAGATCTTGCTTTAGTTGATGAACAAGGAAATGTTATAGGTTGGGTTCCATATACAAGAATAGCCGATGTGCTATTAAAACAATGGAAAATCTTATCCTCTTTTTACGAAACATTGTTAAAAGCAGTAGATGATGCGATTACAGTGGTCGATAAAAATGGAACGATTATCTCTTGGAACCCAAAAGCTGAAGAGCTTTATCAATGTAGACAACAAGAAAGTGTTGGGAAACATATCACAAGCTTATTTAAAGAAGAATCCGTCGTTTTAATGTCAGCATTAAAAGATGGTAAATCTGTTGTAAGACAATATAATCAGCCTAAGTCAGATGTCCACGTATTAATTAATACACAGCCTGTTTATTTAAAGGATAAAATTGTTGGCGGTATTTCGGTTGAACGAGACATTAGTGATATCGTGAAATTAAATGAAGAACTTTTATCAACGACCGCTTATATACAGCATTTAGAAAGCCAAATGAAATCAGATGAAAAACATGACCCTTTTCATAAAATTAAAGGAAGAAGCCCTGCTTTAATGAATGCGATCCATTTAGCGAAAAAGGTTGCTTCAACTGATGCTCCTGTATTAATTACAGGAGAAAGTGGTGTCGGAAAAGAATTGTTCTCTCAGGCAATTCACCAAGCAAGCGAAAGAAAAGAGCATCCTTTTGTTGCGATTAACTGCGGTGCCATTCCAGCAGCCCTTTTTGAAAGTGAATTGTTCGGTTATGAAAAAGGTGCCTTTACTGGTGCTGTAAAAGAAGGAAAGAAAGGAAAGTTCGATGCGGCAAAAGGAGGGACATTATTTTTAGATGAAATTGGCGAAATGCCGCTTGATTTGCAAGTAAAACTTTTGCGTGTACTTCAAGAGAAACAATTTTACCGAATTGGTGGGACGAAACCTATTCCAGTTGATGTACGTATTATTGCCGCAACAAATCGTGACCTTGAAAAAATGGTCTCAGAAGGAACATTCCGCCAAGATTTATATTACCGATTGAACGTCGTGTCTATCCACATTCCCCCATTAAGGGAGCGAATAGAAGATATTCCTGAGCTTATCCAGCTTTATTTAAAGGAGTTTTCTATTAAATACAAAAAACCCACTCCAACGATCGATCCTGAAGTTATGTACCGTTTTATGGAAAATTCGTGGGAAGGAAATATTCGCCAATTGCGAAATACAATTGAACGAATCATGATTCTAGTCGACGAAGAAACGATCACCCCTCACCATCTGCCAGCACCATTTAACCAAAAACCAACAATGGTAATACCTAGGTTAGAAAGAGAAGACCCTGTTCCATTGTCTCATTTATCGGAAAAAGAAAAAATTCAATATGCTTTACAAAAAACATATGGAAACAAATCCGCTGCAGCTAAGCTATTAGGGATTTCGAGGATGAGTCTTTATAATAAGTTAAAAAAATATGGGTTGTAAAGCAACAATCTTTTAGAAAAGAGCCACCATTTAAAACCACTTAAAAGAAAAGCTCCTTCCAATTGGCTTGGAAGGAGCTTGCATTTTAGATTTTCATCACACCGCCAGTACTTGCTGATGTCACAAGCTTTGAATAACGGGCTAGATATCCTGTTTTAACTTTCGGTTCGAAGCCTTTCCAGTTCGCTTTACGTTTTTCCCACTCTTCTTCATCAACGTGGACATCCATTGTCCGTTTTTCAATATCGATCACAATATAATCGCCATCTTGAACAAAAGCAAGTGGACCACCTTCTGCTGCTTCTGGTGAAGCGTGTCCGATCGATAAGCCACGGGAAGCCCCAGAGAAACGTCCGTCTGTCACAAGAGCGACTTTTGGACCAAGTCCCCGCCCGACAATTTGCGATGTCGGGGCAAGCATTTCTGGCATACCAGGTCCGCCTTTAGGTCCTTCATAGCGAATTATGACAACATGACCTTCTTTTACTTTTCCGCTTGAGATTCCTTCTAACGCTTCTTCTTGAGAGTCAAACACGATGGCTGGACCTTCATGTCTTGTAATACCGTTTTGGACCCCACCTGTTTTAATTATGGCCCCATCCGGTGCGAGATTGCCGAATAAAACAGCTAATCCGCCTGTTTCAGAATATGGGTTGTCAATTGGACGAATCACATGGTGATCTTTGACTTCACAACCGGCAATATTTTCACCCAGCGTTTTTCCTGTAACGGTCATTGTATCAAGATGGAGTGTACCTTCTTTTTTCGTTAATTCATTAAGGACCGCTGATACTCCTCCTGCTTCATGCAAGTCTTCAATATGAACGTCAGACGCTGGTGCTAGCTTC from Bacillus alveayuensis includes the following:
- a CDS encoding peptide-methionine (S)-S-oxide reductase (product_source=KO:K07304; cath_funfam=3.30.1060.10; cog=COG0225; ko=KO:K07304; pfam=PF01625; superfamily=55068; tigrfam=TIGR00401), producing MGKDLEKATFAGGCFWCMVKPFDQWDGIHKVVSGYSGGDIENPTYKDVKSGKSGHYEVVQITFDPEVFPYEKLLEIYWQQIDPTDDGGQFHDRGDQYRTAIFYHNKEQKEKAEKSKQQLEKSGKFNKPIVTKILPAAPFYPAEEYHQDYYKKNPAAYQKERAESGRDDFIQKHWKE
- a CDS encoding 1-pyrroline-5-carboxylate dehydrogenase (product_source=KO:K00294; cath_funfam=3.40.309.10,3.40.605.10; cog=COG1012; ko=KO:K00294; pfam=PF00171; superfamily=53720; tigrfam=TIGR01237), whose protein sequence is MIPYKHEPFTDFTVEQNKKAFEEGLKKVETYLGQEYPLIIGGDRITTEEKIVSVNPANKEEVVGRVSKANKELAEKAMRVADDTFKTWSKVKPEVRADILFRAAAIVRRRKHEFSALLVKEAGKPWKEADADTAEAIDFMEYYGRQMLEIKDGVNVNSRPGEFNRYHYIPLGVGVVIPPWNFAFAIMAGTTVAALVTGNTVLLKPASLTPVVAAKFVEVLEEAGLPKGVVNYIPGSGAEVGDYLVDHPRTRFISFTGSREVGVRIYERAAKVNPGQKWLKRVIAEMGGKDTIVVDKEADLELAAQSIVASAFGFSGQKCSACSRAVVLEEVYDQVLNRVVELTKGLSVGDPANPSTYMGPVIDQSAFNKILDYIEIGKEEGRLIVGGKGDNSKGFFIEPTVFADVDPNARIMQEEIFGPVVAFTKAKDFDEAIEIANNTEYGLTGAVISNNRSHIEKAREDFHVGNLYFNRGCTGAIVGYQPFGGFNMSGTDSKAGGPDYLLLHMQAKTTSEML
- a CDS encoding proline dehydrogenase (product_source=KO:K00318; cath_funfam=3.20.20.220; cog=COG0506; ko=KO:K00318; pfam=PF01619; superfamily=51730); the protein is MFETISKNFFMALSQSKTLNKAARKWGLKFGASQVVAGETIESAIEAVKKLNEKGLVATLDHLGEFVTSREEAMEATDYCIKTLEAISISGVKSGLSVKLTQLGLDIDKQFCVDNMKKILETAKKYNIFVRIDMEDYSHCQVTLDILRELRETYNNVGTVIQAYLFRAYQDVKDLKGVPLRLVKGAYKESPEVAYQDKKDVDENYLKIIKEHLFSGSYTAIATHDHNIIAKVKEFVKEHNIPNSQFEFQMLYGFRTELQLSLVKEGYKVRIYIPFGNDWFGYFMRRLAERPQNVAFAFRGFFSK
- a CDS encoding ferritin (product_source=KO:K02217; cath_funfam=1.20.1260.10; cog=COG1528; ko=KO:K02217; pfam=PF00210; superfamily=47240) yields the protein MPSKKLVEGLVEQMNFEFESANIYLAMAAYCQAENWDGFANFFLVQAEEERFHAMKIFHYLNNIGERAFITGCKSPNNEFQSITDCFESAYLHEKEVTKRIYALSDLALDERDHGTIHFLKWYIDEQIEEEAMFDNIIVQLKRINNDTNGMFLLDRELANRKFTPEG
- a CDS encoding hypothetical protein (product_source=Hypo-rule applied), which encodes MPEFKVPKEHEPIWREDVKLPSFSKSQPIY
- a CDS encoding long-chain acyl-CoA synthetase (product_source=KO:K01897; cath_funfam=2.30.38.10,3.30.300.30,3.40.50.980; cog=COG0318; ko=KO:K01897; pfam=PF00501,PF13193; superfamily=56801; tigrfam=TIGR01923); the encoded protein is MNLVKRLNEITRMHPEKNAYIFQNQPTTYGELGIYINRFAERLNQLGIKKGDHVALLLGNSPQFVISLYGSLKAGATVIPINPMYTQNEIEYILNNGDVKLVIALDKLLPLLEKLNERLPEFTQIIACPTPERELDIGQFPFLKEKTQTFTNMINEGNSKFEGPTLSDDDVAVILYTSGTTGKPKGAMLTHRNIYSNAMDTGLYLQMNHQDKVIATLPMFHVFCLTVALNAPLMTGATVIIVPKFSPSEIFQVVRNYKATVFAGVPTMYSFLLQYEVGKAGDLQSLRLCISGGASMPVALLQDFEKKFNVIISEGYGLSEASPVTCFNPLDRPRKPGSIGTNITNVVNKVVNELGEELPPGEVGELIVRGPNVMKGYYKMPEETSHTLRNGWLYTGDLAKMDEEGYFYIVDRKKDLIIVGGYNVYPREVEEVLYNHPDVVEAAVVGVPDPEFGEAVKAFVVKKNPDLTEGQLVDYCKEKLAKYKIPSLIEFLDELPKNTTGKILRRALKEQLVK
- a CDS encoding pimeloyl-[acyl-carrier protein] synthase (product_source=KO:K16593; cath_funfam=1.10.630.10; cog=COG2124; ko=KO:K16593; pfam=PF00067; superfamily=48264); protein product: MTHNTLRNQNDFSILSKEWIQNPYPFYDQLREQQPIYWLSSITHKGWFITGYEEAINILKDQRFRVRKPLPRNTHKFKDLKYIQNEMMLYKNPPDHTRLRSMFQETFAQQAILQLKPLIEKTVDDLLNSVKSIGTMDVIQDFAFPLPSMIIAEILGIPKEDRHKVRSWTNQLLGVIDLTRTNHTLYKGNEIAQQVKEYFRDLLLKRKQMPKEDVISQLAQNTSLTEDEIMSSLILLLIAGHETTVNLIANSILTLLTHQEQMHLLKQNPSFIHSAIEECLRFESPTQITARYAAENIMVGNALFKRGEQIYIVLGAANRDPKKFSEPNQFDITRSPNPHLAFGAGTHYCLGSQLARLEAQIAVNSFIQRFDQITQLDPSPRWRKLAGFRALKSLPVSFTAK
- a CDS encoding spore germination protein (product_source=KO:K06306; cath_funfam=3.10.350.10,3.20.20.80; cog=COG3858; ko=KO:K06306; pfam=PF00704,PF01476; smart=SM00257; superfamily=51445,54106); amino-acid sequence: MQIHVVKPGDTLWRISQLYNVSTDQLIQTNKIQNPSQLVVGQTIVIPILGRYHWVAPGETIYTISRRYNVPSNELIRINRISDPQMIPVGFRLYIPQQARPSVDVNAYIDIRMSGAQSPQIVDDVGEHLTYLAIFSYAVNRNGTLTPVDDQSTINAAYRDRVTPLMVLTNFEEGTFSRELATSVLTNPSLQDKILDEAIRIMEEKGYLGLDFDFEYLGRENRERYHSFLRKARARLKEKGYLLTSALAPKIRDDQKGILYEGHDYRAQGEIVDFIFFMTYEWGWSGGPPMAVSPINEVRKVMEYAISRVPKNKIMMGIPLYGYDWTLPYVPGGQWAKSISPQEAIKLALRYNQSIQYDPVSQAPYFYYTDENGARHVVWFEDARSIQAKFDLVKELGIRGFFYWVLGGEFPQNWLLIQDNFLVNKRVTT